In Candidatus Kaelpia aquatica, the following proteins share a genomic window:
- the rfaE1 gene encoding D-glycero-beta-D-manno-heptose-7-phosphate kinase, whose protein sequence is MANKAIPDWVLKNGDSIKSILERFKEKRILVIGDLILDQFIWGDVSRVSPEAPVPVVWVKRESYMPGGACNVAHNLSELGSEVSVVGIVGDDTNGGILLSELNNIGIDTGKVIRDFSRPTTHKVRVIAHSQQVVRIDRENLEAVSKKSIKSILSILDEEVKRADAVIIEDYGKGLITSQLVKRVVELGKKFKKVITVDPKKEHFKYYQGITTITPNKAEAEEAVGFKIEDEESIKRAGEKLIKRLNVKSALLTLGDKGIYLFESKKRPLHIPTMARQVYDVSGAGDTVIAVFTLAVASGANLAQAAYIANQAAGIVVGKIGTATVSKRELWGEIKKWK, encoded by the coding sequence ATGGCTAATAAAGCTATCCCAGACTGGGTCTTAAAGAACGGGGATTCAATTAAATCTATCCTTGAGCGATTTAAGGAAAAGAGGATCCTCGTTATTGGTGATTTGATTTTAGACCAATTTATTTGGGGTGATGTCTCGCGCGTCTCGCCTGAGGCTCCCGTGCCTGTTGTCTGGGTAAAGAGAGAGTCTTATATGCCCGGAGGAGCCTGTAATGTTGCCCACAATCTATCTGAGCTGGGTTCTGAGGTATCTGTTGTTGGTATAGTTGGGGATGATACTAATGGAGGCATACTTTTGTCGGAGCTTAACAATATTGGAATAGATACAGGTAAAGTTATTAGAGATTTTTCACGTCCTACAACACATAAAGTACGGGTCATTGCCCATTCTCAGCAAGTTGTTAGGATAGATAGAGAGAACCTCGAGGCTGTAAGTAAAAAATCCATCAAATCTATTTTGAGTATATTAGATGAAGAGGTTAAGAGGGCAGATGCAGTTATTATAGAAGATTATGGTAAGGGGCTAATAACCTCTCAGCTTGTAAAGAGAGTAGTTGAATTGGGTAAGAAGTTTAAAAAAGTTATCACAGTTGATCCCAAGAAAGAGCATTTTAAATATTATCAAGGTATTACTACAATCACTCCCAACAAAGCAGAAGCAGAAGAGGCTGTCGGTTTTAAGATAGAAGACGAGGAGAGCATCAAGAGGGCAGGTGAGAAATTGATAAAGAGATTAAATGTCAAGTCAGCCCTGCTTACATTGGGAGATAAAGGAATCTATCTTTTTGAGAGTAAAAAAAGGCCGTTGCATATTCCTACTATGGCTCGCCAGGTCTATGATGTCTCCGGAGCAGGAGATACTGTGATTGCAGTCTTCACTCTTGCGGTTGCCTCTGGTGCAAATTTGGCCCAGGCGGCATATATCGCTAATCAGGCAGCAGGGATAGTTGTAGGCAAAATAGGAACAGCAACAGTGAGCAAGAGAGAGCTCTGGGGAGAGATAAAGAAGTGGAAGTAG
- the kdsB gene encoding 3-deoxy-manno-octulosonate cytidylyltransferase, with translation MEVVAVIPAHLDSKRLSRKVLRKIKGKSLIEHVYSRVKESKLIEKVYVASSDREVIDQVVSFGGEFIRTAKVHNCGTSRVSEASSNIDADIIINVQADEPLISYELLDQMARYMIDNKDIEILTPVKKITELRDINDKNVVKAVFSKDNKALCFSRLPIPHDADEHYKHIGIYCFRKSFLLSYPELEESNLDKAEKLEQLRFLYNGYRIAVFVTEYETIGVDTEEDLKKVEEILSWGK, from the coding sequence GTGGAAGTAGTCGCTGTTATACCGGCACATCTTGATTCAAAGCGCCTCTCTAGAAAAGTTTTAAGAAAGATAAAAGGCAAGAGCTTGATTGAGCATGTCTATTCTCGAGTTAAAGAGTCAAAGCTTATTGAGAAGGTCTATGTTGCCTCATCAGATAGAGAAGTAATAGATCAGGTAGTTTCCTTTGGCGGAGAGTTTATAAGGACAGCCAAAGTTCATAACTGCGGAACTTCAAGGGTATCTGAAGCATCCTCTAATATAGATGCAGATATTATTATAAATGTTCAGGCCGATGAGCCTTTAATATCTTATGAATTACTTGATCAGATGGCAAGATATATGATAGATAATAAGGATATAGAGATATTGACCCCGGTTAAAAAGATTACAGAGCTCAGAGATATTAATGATAAGAACGTTGTTAAGGCTGTGTTTAGTAAAGACAATAAGGCGCTATGCTTCTCTCGCTTGCCGATACCCCATGACGCAGATGAGCACTACAAGCATATCGGTATTTACTGTTTTAGAAAGAGTTTTCTTCTCTCTTATCCTGAGCTAGAAGAGAGCAATCTTGATAAGGCTGAGAAATTAGAACAGTTGAGATTTTTGTATAATGGTTATAGAATAGCTGTATTTGTTACAGAGTATGAGACCATCGGTGTTGATACAGAAGAAGATTTAAAAAAGGTAGAGGAGATATTGAGTTGGGGAAAATAG
- a CDS encoding DUF1846 domain-containing protein has product MGKIGFDNDKYLDQQSKEILSRIDNHGNKLYLEFGGKLLYDYHAARVLPGYDPNVKIRLLQKLKDQAEIILCIYAGHIEQRKIRADFGFTYDVDVLKIIDDLKEWDLDVSGVVITRYEEQPAAKIFKNKLQRRNIPVYTHGYTEGYPNNVDLIVSDKGYGSNPYIETKKPLVIVTAPGPGSGKLATCLSQLYHEYKRGIQAGYAKFETFPIWNIPLEHPINVAYEAATADIGDYNLIDPFHLKAYGKESVNYNRDVETFPIVERILEKITGESSIYKSPTDMGVNRCSLGITDDKIVSEAAEQEIIRRYFRYGCEYMLGLVDRDAVTRVEGLMEQVGVKEEDRKVVSAARAAAAEAEQEGKGHKGVFCGAAIQLPDGEIVRGKNSPLMHAASSVVLNAIKILTSMPDNIHLLSPNIISSIKSFKKDVLDAKSANLNLEETLIALSISAATNPAAQSAIESLNKLKGAEVHMTYMPTAGDESGLRTLSLNLTSDPNFSPHNVYLV; this is encoded by the coding sequence TTGGGGAAAATAGGTTTTGATAACGATAAATATCTGGATCAGCAGAGTAAAGAGATTCTAAGTCGGATAGATAATCACGGCAATAAGCTCTATTTAGAGTTTGGAGGGAAATTACTCTACGACTATCATGCTGCCAGGGTTCTGCCCGGTTATGATCCTAATGTTAAGATAAGGTTGCTTCAGAAGCTCAAAGATCAAGCAGAGATTATCCTCTGTATATATGCAGGTCATATTGAGCAGAGGAAGATAAGAGCAGATTTTGGGTTTACTTATGATGTTGATGTCTTAAAAATAATAGATGATTTAAAAGAGTGGGACCTTGATGTCTCTGGTGTTGTTATTACGCGCTATGAAGAGCAGCCTGCGGCAAAGATCTTTAAAAATAAGCTTCAGAGAAGAAATATCCCTGTCTACACCCATGGTTATACAGAGGGTTATCCCAACAATGTTGATCTTATCGTAAGCGATAAAGGCTATGGCTCAAATCCTTATATTGAGACTAAAAAGCCGCTTGTTATTGTTACGGCTCCCGGGCCAGGCAGCGGTAAGTTAGCAACCTGTTTATCTCAGCTCTACCATGAATATAAAAGAGGAATTCAGGCGGGCTATGCAAAGTTTGAGACTTTTCCTATTTGGAATATACCGCTTGAGCATCCTATAAATGTTGCCTATGAAGCTGCAACAGCCGATATAGGGGATTATAATTTAATTGACCCCTTTCACCTTAAAGCCTACGGTAAAGAGTCTGTTAATTATAATAGAGATGTTGAGACTTTTCCTATCGTGGAGAGAATTTTAGAGAAGATAACCGGAGAGAGTTCAATATATAAATCACCAACCGATATGGGTGTCAATAGATGTAGCCTTGGGATTACAGATGATAAGATTGTAAGCGAGGCGGCAGAGCAAGAGATAATTAGAAGGTATTTTAGGTATGGATGTGAATATATGCTTGGCCTGGTTGATAGAGATGCTGTGACTAGAGTAGAGGGTCTTATGGAGCAAGTCGGAGTTAAAGAGGAAGACAGAAAGGTGGTCTCTGCTGCAAGAGCTGCTGCAGCTGAGGCGGAGCAGGAAGGCAAAGGACATAAAGGTGTTTTCTGCGGTGCGGCAATTCAATTGCCGGATGGAGAGATAGTTAGAGGTAAAAACTCACCGCTTATGCATGCAGCTTCCAGCGTTGTTTTAAATGCAATAAAGATTCTTACTTCCATGCCTGACAATATTCATCTTCTATCTCCTAATATAATAAGCTCTATCAAAAGCTTCAAAAAAGATGTTCTGGATGCGAAGTCTGCTAATCTCAATCTTGAAGAGACTTTAATTGCCTTAAGCATCTCTGCGGCAACTAATCCTGCAGCGCAGTCTGCTATAGAGAGTTTGAATAAATTAAAAGGGGCTGAGGTTCATATGACATATATGCCTACTGCTGGGGATGAGTCAGGCTTGAGGACTCTCTCTTTGAATTTGACAAGCGACCCTAACTTTTCACCTCACAATGTCTACCTGGTTTAA
- the kdsA gene encoding 3-deoxy-8-phosphooctulonate synthase — translation MEKRTIKIADFNVGEGSDLLFILGPCVIEDYASLLENAKNIKSIAEDEKVNFIFKASYDKANRTSLDSFRGVGLKEGLSMLSEIKKSLGVLVTSDVHSPYEVEEAALVLDLIQIPALLCRQTDIIVEAAKTKKPLNIKKGQFMAPWDVLRAVDKVYQQGNKNVIVTERGSCFGYNYLINDFKAIPRMQKDNLVVVFDATHSVQLPSKGVKSGGEREYVLHLSRAAAAVGVDGFFMEVHGNPEAALSDASSMIDFNQLQDTIRIIKKIKGAIDG, via the coding sequence ATGGAAAAGAGAACTATAAAAATAGCTGATTTTAATGTAGGCGAAGGTTCGGATCTATTATTTATTCTTGGACCTTGTGTCATTGAAGACTATGCTTCACTCTTAGAAAATGCAAAAAATATAAAGTCTATAGCTGAGGATGAAAAAGTAAACTTTATATTCAAGGCAAGTTATGACAAGGCTAATAGGACATCATTAGACTCTTTTCGCGGAGTGGGTCTAAAAGAGGGGCTCTCAATGCTCTCCGAGATTAAAAAATCTCTCGGTGTTCTTGTAACATCCGATGTTCATTCACCTTATGAGGTTGAAGAGGCAGCTTTAGTGTTGGACTTGATCCAGATTCCTGCATTGCTCTGTCGTCAGACTGATATTATAGTCGAAGCTGCAAAGACAAAAAAGCCTCTAAATATAAAGAAAGGTCAGTTCATGGCTCCTTGGGATGTTTTAAGGGCGGTTGATAAGGTTTATCAACAAGGTAATAAGAACGTTATTGTAACAGAGCGGGGAAGTTGTTTTGGCTACAACTATCTTATCAATGATTTTAAAGCAATTCCTAGGATGCAGAAAGATAATCTCGTAGTTGTTTTTGATGCAACCCATAGCGTTCAGCTTCCTTCAAAAGGAGTTAAGAGTGGCGGAGAGCGGGAGTATGTTCTGCATTTAAGCAGAGCAGCAGCAGCGGTTGGAGTAGATGGATTTTTTATGGAGGTTCATGGGAACCCTGAAGCAGCTTTATCCGATGCCTCTTCAATGATAGATTTTAATCAACTCCAAGATACAATAAGAATAATAAAAAAGATTAAAGGTGCAATAGATGGATAG
- a CDS encoding KpsF/GutQ family sugar-phosphate isomerase yields MDRDIVLKRIKEILKIETEAIQGLNIGGEYIEAIEMLLGCKGRVVVTGMGKPGIIAQKISATMSSTGTPSLCLHPAEAVHGDLGRVKSEDVVIALSNSGETDEVKNLLPVIKRIGAKIIAITGNIKSTLAQVSDVVINARVDREACPFNLAPTASTTAMLAIGDVLAITLLELKDFNQDDYALYHPAGVLGKKLLLKVEDVMRKGKNHPIVKIDASVKDVLIEITKSHAGSATVVGLEGKLQGIFTDGDLRRWLGKEGDILNRDVGSVMSKNPKRVKLGDLAVEAGKVMQEFKIDELVVIDKDDCPVGLIDIQDLLKVGLV; encoded by the coding sequence ATGGATAGAGATATAGTTTTAAAGAGAATAAAAGAGATATTAAAGATCGAGACCGAAGCTATTCAGGGCTTAAATATTGGCGGTGAATATATAGAGGCAATAGAGATGCTGCTAGGCTGTAAGGGAAGGGTTGTGGTTACAGGAATGGGAAAACCTGGAATTATTGCTCAAAAGATTTCTGCAACTATGTCTTCAACGGGCACGCCGAGCCTATGCTTACATCCTGCAGAGGCAGTCCATGGGGATTTAGGCAGAGTTAAGTCCGAAGATGTTGTAATAGCTCTTTCAAATAGCGGAGAGACAGATGAGGTAAAGAATCTCTTGCCGGTTATCAAGCGTATTGGTGCAAAAATTATTGCAATAACAGGAAATATTAAATCTACTTTAGCTCAGGTAAGCGATGTGGTTATAAATGCCAGAGTTGACAGAGAGGCTTGCCCTTTTAACCTTGCTCCCACTGCTAGTACAACAGCTATGCTTGCTATAGGAGATGTTCTAGCTATTACTCTCCTGGAATTAAAAGACTTTAATCAAGATGATTACGCGCTCTATCATCCCGCAGGAGTTTTAGGCAAAAAGCTATTGCTTAAAGTTGAAGATGTTATGAGAAAAGGTAAAAACCACCCTATTGTTAAAATTGATGCTTCTGTAAAAGATGTTTTAATTGAGATCACTAAATCTCATGCCGGTTCAGCTACGGTCGTAGGTTTAGAGGGTAAATTGCAGGGCATATTTACCGATGGCGACTTAAGGCGTTGGCTAGGCAAAGAGGGTGATATTTTAAATAGAGATGTTGGTTCTGTTATGAGTAAAAACCCAAAAAGGGTTAAGCTGGGAGATTTAGCTGTTGAAGCAGGCAAGGTTATGCAGGAATTTAAAATAGACGAGCTTGTTGTTATAGACAAAGATGATTGTCCAGTCGGGCTTATTGATATTCAAGATCTATTAAAAGTGGGGTTAGTTTAA
- a CDS encoding HAD-IIIA family hydrolase, producing MIDESLKQKLKDIKLLILDADGVLTDGKIYYGSYGDEIKAFDVKDGLGLSLWKMTGKVSCILTAKKSPLLKRRAKDVKIFKVYQNAYKKIDVYRKLKKKFKLTDSEICYIGDDLIDIRVLKEAGFSVTVPSAPSEVKENSNYITDNPGGSGAVREIIELILKEQCLWDNLVQDLIGD from the coding sequence ATGATTGATGAGAGCTTAAAACAAAAATTAAAAGATATCAAACTATTGATATTAGATGCAGATGGTGTTTTAACAGATGGAAAGATCTATTATGGCAGCTATGGCGATGAAATTAAGGCTTTTGATGTAAAAGACGGCCTGGGCTTAAGCCTTTGGAAGATGACTGGAAAGGTATCCTGTATATTGACTGCAAAAAAGTCACCGCTCCTAAAGAGAAGAGCAAAGGATGTTAAGATTTTTAAAGTCTATCAGAATGCATATAAAAAAATAGATGTCTATAGAAAGTTAAAGAAGAAGTTTAAATTGACCGATTCCGAGATCTGTTATATCGGAGATGATCTTATAGATATAAGAGTTTTAAAAGAGGCTGGGTTTTCAGTCACTGTTCCAAGTGCGCCTTCTGAGGTTAAAGAAAATTCAAACTATATTACAGATAATCCCGGGGGTTCTGGGGCTGTAAGAGAGATCATAGAACTGATTCTTAAAGAGCAATGTTTATGGGATAACCTGGTTCAGGATTTGATCGGTGATTAA
- a CDS encoding PHP domain-containing protein has translation MIKREDWHIHSIYSGDSKTSPSKIVDVAIKRGLKKICVLDHNTIRGGLEAREYARGKDIEVLVGAEIKTDKGEIAGVGLKREIESRELFSVIKEMKSQGAKILIPHPYGGIRYTKRDYKLEEVGPSADYIEVFNGRSFFNFYQKKILDFAERFNVTPVRGSDAHFAFEIGNLGIESIYKGIAGFFTTGILNVTSSKRRRLKRK, from the coding sequence GTGATTAAGAGAGAAGACTGGCATATCCATAGCATCTATTCCGGTGATTCAAAGACCTCTCCTAGCAAGATCGTAGATGTTGCTATAAAGAGAGGCTTAAAGAAGATATGCGTTCTTGATCATAATACAATAAGAGGTGGCTTAGAAGCTAGAGAGTATGCTCGGGGTAAAGATATAGAGGTATTAGTTGGGGCTGAGATTAAAACAGATAAGGGAGAGATTGCAGGAGTAGGGCTTAAGAGAGAGATAGAGTCCAGAGAGCTTTTCTCTGTGATTAAAGAGATGAAATCTCAGGGTGCAAAAATCTTAATACCCCATCCCTATGGAGGCATAAGGTATACCAAGAGAGATTATAAATTGGAAGAGGTTGGGCCTTCTGCAGATTATATAGAGGTTTTTAATGGAAGGAGTTTCTTCAATTTTTACCAGAAGAAGATCTTAGATTTTGCAGAGAGGTTCAATGTAACACCTGTTCGCGGAAGTGATGCCCATTTTGCATTTGAGATAGGAAATCTTGGTATAGAGTCAATCTATAAAGGAATAGCAGGGTTTTTTACAACTGGAATCCTCAATGTAACTTCTTCAAAAAGAAGGAGATTAAAAAGAAAATGA
- a CDS encoding mannose-1-phosphate guanylyltransferase/mannose-6-phosphate isomerase, with protein MKIAILAGGSGTRLWPLSRPSYPKQFLKINSEYSFFQNTILRCLNSVKIQDLIISAHKDYKFHVLSDTMKILSKNQGLPHLIFEPQSRNTFSALLGILNYSLNQLGLKEDEVIAILPSDHLISPTDKFYDFLELAQKHAQDNKIVIFGIKPSNSNSGYGYIKTEGENRELLVVKGFIEKPDGDKVETLIADGNCFWNSGMFCFKIATIVREIKKHMPDAAGFLELSWSNFMDKFGELPNISIDNAIMEKTDNATLIPLNGLSWSDIGSFEALYDVMEKDESKNVLLGDVVAEDTEGSFLISEKRLISAVGLKDMLVVETEDAILIAPKSESQKVRNIVQRLKEEKRNEASEHKTHFRPWGSFNILEEGESYKIKHVTVNPKERLSLQLHNNRSEHWVVVKGRAKVVIGEEEKIIEKNESIYVPKKTKHRLENPGDDTLEIIEVQNGSYLGEDDIVRFDDKYKNLR; from the coding sequence ATGAAGATAGCGATACTTGCAGGTGGCAGCGGAACTAGGCTCTGGCCTCTGTCGCGTCCGAGTTACCCCAAACAGTTTCTTAAAATTAACTCAGAATATTCATTTTTTCAAAATACAATCTTAAGATGTCTAAATAGTGTTAAGATTCAAGATTTAATAATCTCAGCCCACAAAGATTATAAGTTCCATGTCTTATCTGATACCATGAAGATTTTATCTAAAAATCAGGGACTGCCGCACTTAATCTTTGAGCCTCAGAGCAGAAATACTTTCTCAGCGTTGTTGGGGATATTAAACTACTCTTTAAATCAATTAGGTTTAAAAGAAGATGAGGTTATTGCAATACTGCCGTCAGACCATCTTATTTCACCAACTGATAAGTTCTATGATTTTTTAGAACTTGCTCAAAAGCATGCTCAGGATAATAAAATAGTTATATTTGGTATAAAACCCAGCAATAGTAATAGTGGTTATGGCTACATAAAGACTGAAGGTGAGAACAGAGAGCTCTTGGTGGTTAAGGGTTTTATTGAAAAGCCTGACGGCGATAAAGTAGAGACTTTAATAGCAGATGGGAACTGTTTTTGGAACTCTGGAATGTTCTGTTTTAAAATAGCTACGATTGTTAGGGAGATTAAAAAACATATGCCTGATGCAGCTGGGTTCCTAGAGCTTAGTTGGAGTAATTTTATGGATAAATTTGGCGAGCTTCCTAATATATCGATAGATAATGCGATAATGGAGAAGACAGACAACGCAACTTTAATTCCTCTTAATGGTTTAAGCTGGAGCGATATTGGCTCTTTCGAAGCTCTCTATGATGTTATGGAGAAAGATGAGTCTAAAAATGTATTATTAGGAGATGTAGTGGCTGAAGATACCGAAGGGTCATTTTTGATAAGTGAAAAGAGGCTTATATCTGCTGTCGGACTTAAAGACATGCTTGTAGTTGAGACTGAAGATGCTATTCTAATTGCTCCAAAATCAGAGTCTCAGAAGGTTAGAAATATTGTTCAGAGATTAAAAGAGGAGAAAAGGAATGAGGCTTCTGAGCATAAGACCCACTTTAGGCCTTGGGGTAGCTTCAACATATTAGAAGAAGGAGAGAGCTATAAGATAAAACATGTGACTGTAAATCCCAAAGAGCGTTTAAGTTTACAGCTCCATAATAATAGAAGTGAACACTGGGTTGTAGTCAAAGGCAGAGCAAAGGTGGTAATAGGAGAAGAAGAGAAGATCATAGAGAAGAATGAATCTATATATGTTCCCAAGAAGACAAAGCATAGACTGGAAAATCCAGGAGATGATACTTTAGAGATAATAGAGGTTCAAAACGGAAGCTATCTTGGGGAAGATGATATAGTAAGGTTTGATGATAAGTACAAGAATTTAAGGTAG
- a CDS encoding PilZ domain-containing protein, whose amino-acid sequence MVKVKNNRRKYGRMPLEYSVEVTAPSKIKDAQTSDISIRGLCLITPMPLKENSVIKMKLSLDDEEPILIPIQGKVVWKMKKKEKEYHHGILITDIKGDKKEPFRKFLATKLIEFLLK is encoded by the coding sequence ATGGTGAAAGTAAAGAACAACAGAAGAAAATATGGCAGAATGCCTCTAGAGTATTCGGTAGAGGTAACAGCACCTAGTAAAATAAAGGATGCTCAAACAAGCGATATATCGATAAGAGGTCTATGTCTGATAACCCCGATGCCGCTTAAAGAAAATTCTGTTATTAAAATGAAGCTCTCTTTAGACGATGAAGAGCCTATCTTAATCCCTATCCAGGGTAAAGTTGTCTGGAAGATGAAGAAGAAAGAGAAAGAGTATCATCATGGTATTCTCATAACCGACATCAAGGGAGACAAAAAAGAACCCTTCAGAAAATTCCTGGCAACAAAGTTAATCGAGTTTCTTCTTAAATAG
- a CDS encoding PAS domain-containing sensor histidine kinase, translated as MVDERAEGRISDDIESLKRQIDEFKRLQGEWEKSEKDYKKRTQSIYDVIYEIDSGGIFTFISDSIERYGYKPDDLVGKHFKSLIHPQDIKKVSREVVLPHYLGTVTGDEKSPKLFDERRSGDRMTKYLEVGIVSNEAKGSQIRIIVELHAAGKWDTDDKGKNKFVGSIGIIRDITERKKAEEELKSTYSRIEHLYKDLEEENKRLDELSELKSGFVANASHEIRTPLAVIKESVGLFIDYMSKDLAQEQKNILSMTKTNIDKLANMVNSLLDASKIEAGKLELDKEEINIKEVIANVVNEMKCLTDKKDIIVSEDLPQEDVSIFCDKDKIGRVLTNLISNALKFTDSGGNIKVECHKSSEEIRVAVLDTGCGIAEDDIPKLFDKYSQFGKKKEIKGTGLGLSIAKGIIEMHDGEILVESKLGEGSKFCFTLPRLTKEAVLKNILSKEILVTKTRKSCFSILSIGFDGDNQDRFLVQRLKEIADDTLRRKNDVVYELSNKIVVVLPNTDKRNAFMVLVRIKENLKSLISNRIIDAVITYPGEANNVDDILSKLQVIK; from the coding sequence ATGGTAGATGAAAGAGCAGAAGGCCGGATATCCGATGACATTGAAAGCCTCAAGAGGCAGATCGATGAATTTAAAAGGCTGCAAGGAGAGTGGGAGAAGTCCGAAAAGGACTACAAGAAGCGCACTCAATCTATATATGATGTTATCTATGAGATAGATTCAGGAGGCATCTTTACCTTTATTAGTGATTCTATCGAAAGATACGGCTATAAGCCCGATGATCTAGTAGGAAAACATTTTAAGTCTTTGATCCATCCTCAAGATATAAAAAAAGTTAGCCGAGAAGTTGTTTTGCCTCATTATCTAGGTACTGTTACAGGCGATGAAAAATCTCCCAAATTATTTGATGAGCGTAGATCAGGAGATAGGATGACTAAATATTTAGAGGTTGGAATTGTTTCTAATGAAGCCAAAGGTAGTCAAATCCGTATAATAGTTGAATTGCATGCGGCTGGTAAGTGGGATACAGATGATAAGGGTAAGAATAAGTTTGTCGGCAGCATTGGAATCATAAGAGATATTACAGAGCGTAAGAAAGCAGAAGAAGAGCTTAAGTCTACCTATAGCCGCATAGAGCACCTCTATAAAGATCTAGAGGAGGAGAATAAAAGATTAGATGAGTTAAGTGAGTTAAAGTCTGGATTTGTTGCTAATGCATCTCATGAGATTAGGACACCGCTTGCTGTTATAAAAGAATCTGTAGGGCTATTTATTGACTATATGTCAAAAGATTTGGCCCAGGAACAGAAGAATATATTATCTATGACCAAGACAAATATAGATAAGCTAGCCAATATGGTAAATTCATTGCTTGATGCATCTAAGATAGAGGCTGGTAAGCTAGAGCTGGATAAAGAAGAGATTAATATAAAAGAGGTCATTGCAAATGTTGTAAATGAAATGAAGTGTCTTACAGATAAAAAAGATATTATTGTTAGCGAAGATCTGCCCCAAGAAGATGTCTCTATTTTCTGCGATAAAGATAAGATAGGAAGAGTGCTTACTAATCTGATATCCAATGCTCTTAAATTTACTGATTCAGGAGGCAATATTAAAGTTGAGTGCCATAAGAGCAGTGAAGAGATAAGAGTAGCTGTCTTAGATACTGGCTGTGGCATAGCAGAAGATGATATCCCAAAACTATTTGATAAATATAGTCAATTTGGAAAGAAAAAAGAGATTAAAGGAACAGGTCTTGGGTTATCCATTGCAAAAGGTATCATAGAGATGCACGATGGTGAAATTTTGGTTGAGAGCAAGTTGGGTGAAGGCAGCAAGTTCTGCTTTACCTTGCCTAGGTTAACAAAAGAAGCCGTGCTTAAGAATATTTTAAGCAAGGAGATATTGGTTACAAAAACTAGAAAGAGCTGTTTCTCTATCTTATCTATTGGTTTTGACGGCGACAATCAAGATAGATTTTTGGTGCAGAGGTTAAAAGAGATAGCCGATGATACATTACGTAGAAAAAATGATGTTGTCTATGAGCTCAGCAATAAAATTGTAGTAGTATTGCCTAATACTGATAAGCGCAATGCTTTTATGGTTTTAGTCAGAATCAAAGAGAATCTAAAAAGTTTGATTTCTAATCGCATAATAGATGCAGTTATTACTTATCCTGGAGAAGCTAACAATGTAGATGATATTTTAAGTAAACTTCAGGTAATTAAATAA